Sequence from the Paenibacillus tundrae genome:
TTCAGATGATGCTGCATCGTGACCGAGCTCGAGAATGCACCAATGTGCTCTGCTGCCTGCTGGAGTTCACGACGGTTCATGGCTTGCATCATGTATTCTGCCGCAATTTTCTCAGCGGGGATGAGCAGGGTAAGCGTGGATCTTCGTCCACGTCCACGCTGGGACATCCAATCGATCCAGTGGAGTCCGATCATTTTTTTGACAATGGTTAATGTGTTTCGGTGTGTGCAATCCAGCAATTCTCCAAGTTCAGCGAGTGTGACTTCATGTTCAGATAAATGGCCAAATTGTTGATGTAACAGCAGATATTGTTGATGCAATTTCATTGTAATTTATTCCCTTCCTAAAATAAGAACTTTTCCGATTTGATATTTCTATTTATCTTCCTATTTTATCATCTAGAATGAAACGTAGAAAGTTTAATGGAGGTAATTCCCATGATTAAGAAAATATTGGATTCACCCAATCGTGCGTTAATTACGCTATGTTCTGCGTTGGTACTGGCTATTGTGCATCAGTATCTATTTTTTGACAAAGGGGTAGGTGTATCCTATCCACTGTTTGTTGTGCTTTTCTATGGTTATATGTTTGTATTTGCGAGAGATCGAGTAAAGGCATTTGCTTGGGTAGATCTGTTCATCGCGAGTGTAGTGTTGTTATTATCTTTAACTTTTGCGTTGTTCGATAATGAACTGTTTCATGCGCTCAATTTCCTAACTGTACCGGGATTAATTATTTTACATATGGCTTATCTGATTGGCCGGAAGCAGACACAATGGTGGAAGATTAGTTTAATTGGTTTAGCTGTGGATCATCTGCTGCCTCAATCTATACGCCATTGGCCGACCATCGGAAGAACTCTGATGAAAAAAGGTGGACGCAAGCTGGCTAACAAGCAGAAAGTTGTTGTTACCAAAGTATTCATTGGTTTAATCGTATCGCTGCCCATCCTAATCGTCGTAGTGGGGTTGCTAACCTCTGCCGATGGCATCTTTAATCAATATTTATCTGGAATTCCAACATGGCTGAACGATTTAACGTTGACACCCGGTCTACCAAGGGTGATCTGGATTATCATTGCAAGTGTGTTCTTCTTTAGCTACGTATGGGGATTTGTACAACCGATGGAGTATGAGTCGGAGAGGCGAGAGAACGCTCATTGGAAAAATCAGTCCGTAGCACTTCCGCTCGCGCAGCGTGATGATGATGGAGAGAACTCGGATTCAGTCCTGGTGAGCCCATCCTATGAAGGAACAACACCGGATTCGAATCTTTCGAAACCTCACCTCGTGGAACCGTTACGGCTAGATCCAATCATTATTGGAACCGTGTTATTCGTGATCAACAGTGTATATCTGTTATTTGTTTTTGTTCAATTCTCTTATCTCTTCGGGGCAGGCGTGGGTAATCTGCCTTCAGAATTGTCGTATGCGGAGTATGCCAGAAGTGGATTCATTGAACTTGTTCTGGTGACAGGCATTAACTTCTTCATTCTCGTTATTGCACTGCAATTTACACGATCAGGCGGCAAAATAAGCACCATCGTACATCAGGTATTGCTGACGTTGTTGATTGTGTGTTCTGCTGTCATGCTGTATTCGGCCTTCATGCGCCTTAGTCTCTATGAAGAGGCGTATGGATATACGTATATCCGATTCCTTGTGCATGCATTTATGATCTTTCTTGCACTCTTGTTGTTGATCGCGGGTTTACGTATTCGGTACACAACGATTCCTCTAATCCGCTGTTATATCATACTGACACTCACAGCATATGTGGCAATGAACTACGTGGGGATGGATAACCAGATTGCAGAACGTAACATCGAGCGCTATCACCAATCGGGTCAGATTGATGCAGATTATTTGGCTAATCTATCAGCAGATGCGGTTCCACAATTAAAGCAATTTGCTGATGAGAGTTACCCGGAGCTTCACGAGCTGCTGCTGTTGAACCAATCACAGTATTTATTAGAAAAGAATGACCGCTCATGGTCTTCGTTTAACGTATCGAGATACACCGCGTCACGTGAATTAGCAGAGCTTCGGAAGCAGTAAAATAAGGTAACGCTCTTTACCGATCCAGTACATGCAAATTCAATATGTAAGTGTTATAATATAAAAATAAACCTATAAAGGGGGTGAATCCCTTGTTTGAATTACATGAGTTGTTACCTTACATTTTCTCCATCGGGCTCATCTTCACAGTAAGTTATGCATATATTGCACATCTACACTGTGGCATGACCGAGTATTGGATTGGAGATCGAGCTGGTGATGGACTAGATCCCATTCTTCCGGCACTTTCTCTGCATAGTCAATACAGAACAGAAGATCTAAGTCGCATGGTCAGACGAAGAGAAGCGCCAGATGAAGATGAACCGGATTGTGTGTCCTCGTTGATTGAACGTCGTACAAATCAACGAGGAGGATATATATGGATCAACAATCAAACAAGGGATTCACTTTTACATCGGGCAGGGGACGGACGTATGGGCTGATTGCGATTTTATTCGCAGTTATGTTATTGGCCGGATGTAGCAACAATGTATCGGAGATTAATTCGACGACACCGGGATTCTTTAATCACTATATCGTGTTCCCGCTGTCTTACCTGATTCAACACATCGCAACGATCTTTAATGGGAGCTATGGAGTTGCCATTATCGCGATTACACTGATCATTCGATTAGCCTTATTGCCTCTGATGATGCGTCAAGCGAAGTCTCAACAAGGCACACGTGTTATCATGAACGCCATGAAGCCAGAGCTTGATGCGATTAAGAAGAAGTATGAGGGCAAGAATGATGCGGTTGATCGTCAGAAGTTATCCCAGGAGACGATGGAGTTATACAAGAAGCATAAGTTCAATCCACTGAATATTGGCTGTCTACCACTTCTGATTCAGTTGCCGATTCTGTCAGGGATATACACTGCAATTCGGCTTACGCCGGAACTGTCGTCACATTCCTTCTTGTGGTTTAAGCTTGGTGCACCAGACTATGTACTTGCTGTTGTTGTAGCGGTCATTTATCTCATTCAAGCGAAGGTATCTCAAGCAAATATGGCACCTGAACAGCGTAAGCAGTTCGCCATTATGGGTTACCTCTCTCCGTTGATGATGGCGTTCTTCTCCTTATCAGCACCTGCTGCAATGCCGCTGTATTGGACGATCGGTGGCTCGTTCTTGGTATTACAAACGTTATTGTTCCGCAAACTGTACCCAGTTGAACATCCGCAGGAGACACCCGTTGCTCCGGTGAAGAACGTTCATAACAAAAAGGCGAAAACGACCAAAACCGTTAAACCTGCGAAACCAGCAAAATCATAATGATCGGGCATGAAACCTATGCTTGATGAGTAAGAAGCCTATTCCAAGAGCGGAGTAGGCTTCTTTTTTTAATTCATTTGATTGTCGCTTAGATGAAAACGGGAAACGAAAAACCAGATTAGCTCACGGCGTGAATAGACACCTGTTTTCGCAAAAATAGATTTTAGATGATCCTGTACGGTATACGCCGAGATGAACATCGCGGCAGCGATTTCTTTGGAGGAATAGCTGCGAAGAACGTATCCAAGTAGCTCACGTTCACGATCAGATAACCCGTGACTGTCTGCCAGTAAGGGGAGTAAATCCTGTGGCATGGCTTGTTCCAAACGGATAGCAATCTGTCCAGAGCCGTCTAGTGTCCGCATACGGCTAGCATGAAGCACGAGATACCGACCATCCAACAGTTGGATGCAGGCCTTGGACTGCGAGGTAAAGGCTGCACGAGGTTCGGAACTCGTATTCAGATTAGATGGACGAAGTAGTCGACTTAGTAGATGAGAACTGACAGCACGGACTGGACGGGGAATGACATTATCGTCTAATTGCTCCAGAGCACGTAATTGTGTCAGCCAATGTTCGGCAGCTTCATTCAGCGACAACAACTTAAAAGCATCCGAGACTACCATAATCCCCGGTTCTTGAGGACTCCCGCTCAGAATCTCATCCATAAGACTCTGCTGAGTCTTACGAAGCATTCTTGCAAGAGAGCCTGTCCAGTCCTGCAAAAGTACACGTTCCTCCTCCGTAAATAGGGCAGTTTCCGTCCTGCGATATAAGGTTAGGTATCCCCAGCAAGCCCCATCACAGATCAAGACAGCACGTAGCTCATCACTGAATCCCGCTGGTTTCAAAATCGTTTCGTAGCGAGCACTTCGTTCAGTTGTTTCATCCAAAGCGGCGCGAAGAATAGCCGTATGCTTGCCTGAACGAATCATATCCGCATATTTATGGAGGTCTTCTTCAGTATATTCATTCAAGAAAAGATGATCGTGTATGGCCTCAATGCCATCTTCCGTAACGGCACCTGTCGAGAGAAGGGTATGGGGATCAACCGTTGTGAAGCAATATGCATCATAAGGGATCCGAGTTAGGATATGTTGGAGAGCAGCCTCGCGGTAAGTACGAGAGGTCCAGGTTTCTTTTTCAAGATTGGTGATGGATTGCTCTTTACGTCCGATATGTATGTTCATTCTTCTTGCTCCTTTCCCCTAAGAATCCCAATGTTCTGGGATAGGAGTGCGTGGATCACGCTTCTATAATGAAAGTATATCAGTTAACGCCATATTTAACACGAGAACGAAGAGAGCAGGGATGACGGGAAGAAGCTAAGCTAAGGACTTCTTAAGTGAGTAGGCTACTTGAAATGCATGCGTTTCTCCTGAACGTTTACTTCATAAGCTATGTGGATGCAACGATCTTCCTCGTTTGTTAATTATAGATTCACCACAAGGAGTGTAAAGCACATATGAGAGAAAAAGATGATCCACAACGAATGAGCTGGGATACAGCGGACGAGAACCGTTACGAGCAATCAATAGCGATGAAAATCCCAGGTTATGCACACATGCATGACCTAATGGAACGGCTGCTTGCTGCTTCGCTAATGAATCAACCACAAGCTAGATTGCTTATTGTTGGAGCCGGCGGTGGGAAAGAGTTGACGCTGCTTGGAAGTCGTCATCCTGAATGGTCTTTTACAGGTATAGATCTATCAGAACCAATGCTTCAACTTGCTGTAAGACGGGTCGCTGAATTGGAGTTGGAATCTAGAGTAGACCTTCGCATGACTTCCATTGAAGCGATGTCGGAAGAGGCGATGTACGATGGCGCGACCTGTATGCTAATGCTTCATTTTGTTCAGAGCCTGGAAGCAAAAAAACGGTTACTGCATAGTCTTGCAGCTAAACTCAAGCCAGGATCACCACTCCTTATTGCTGCCGTTAATGCTGACCTGCATTCACCAGCCTATGCAACGATAATGAACGCTTGGCGAGAACATATGCTTTTTGCCGGAATAACAGTGGATGAATGGGAACGATTCGCTACATCCTTAGGCCAAGAGTCAGATCCTATATCATCT
This genomic interval carries:
- a CDS encoding DUF4153 domain-containing protein, which encodes MIKKILDSPNRALITLCSALVLAIVHQYLFFDKGVGVSYPLFVVLFYGYMFVFARDRVKAFAWVDLFIASVVLLLSLTFALFDNELFHALNFLTVPGLIILHMAYLIGRKQTQWWKISLIGLAVDHLLPQSIRHWPTIGRTLMKKGGRKLANKQKVVVTKVFIGLIVSLPILIVVVGLLTSADGIFNQYLSGIPTWLNDLTLTPGLPRVIWIIIASVFFFSYVWGFVQPMEYESERRENAHWKNQSVALPLAQRDDDGENSDSVLVSPSYEGTTPDSNLSKPHLVEPLRLDPIIIGTVLFVINSVYLLFVFVQFSYLFGAGVGNLPSELSYAEYARSGFIELVLVTGINFFILVIALQFTRSGGKISTIVHQVLLTLLIVCSAVMLYSAFMRLSLYEEAYGYTYIRFLVHAFMIFLALLLLIAGLRIRYTTIPLIRCYIILTLTAYVAMNYVGMDNQIAERNIERYHQSGQIDADYLANLSADAVPQLKQFADESYPELHELLLLNQSQYLLEKNDRSWSSFNVSRYTASRELAELRKQ
- the yidC gene encoding membrane protein insertase YidC, with the protein product MDQQSNKGFTFTSGRGRTYGLIAILFAVMLLAGCSNNVSEINSTTPGFFNHYIVFPLSYLIQHIATIFNGSYGVAIIAITLIIRLALLPLMMRQAKSQQGTRVIMNAMKPELDAIKKKYEGKNDAVDRQKLSQETMELYKKHKFNPLNIGCLPLLIQLPILSGIYTAIRLTPELSSHSFLWFKLGAPDYVLAVVVAVIYLIQAKVSQANMAPEQRKQFAIMGYLSPLMMAFFSLSAPAAMPLYWTIGGSFLVLQTLLFRKLYPVEHPQETPVAPVKNVHNKKAKTTKTVKPAKPAKS
- a CDS encoding helix-turn-helix transcriptional regulator, whose translation is MNIHIGRKEQSITNLEKETWTSRTYREAALQHILTRIPYDAYCFTTVDPHTLLSTGAVTEDGIEAIHDHLFLNEYTEEDLHKYADMIRSGKHTAILRAALDETTERSARYETILKPAGFSDELRAVLICDGACWGYLTLYRRTETALFTEEERVLLQDWTGSLARMLRKTQQSLMDEILSGSPQEPGIMVVSDAFKLLSLNEAAEHWLTQLRALEQLDDNVIPRPVRAVSSHLLSRLLRPSNLNTSSEPRAAFTSQSKACIQLLDGRYLVLHASRMRTLDGSGQIAIRLEQAMPQDLLPLLADSHGLSDRERELLGYVLRSYSSKEIAAAMFISAYTVQDHLKSIFAKTGVYSRRELIWFFVSRFHLSDNQMN
- a CDS encoding class I SAM-dependent methyltransferase; protein product: MREKDDPQRMSWDTADENRYEQSIAMKIPGYAHMHDLMERLLAASLMNQPQARLLIVGAGGGKELTLLGSRHPEWSFTGIDLSEPMLQLAVRRVAELELESRVDLRMTSIEAMSEEAMYDGATCMLMLHFVQSLEAKKRLLHSLAAKLKPGSPLLIAAVNADLHSPAYATIMNAWREHMLFAGITVDEWERFATSLGQESDPISSEVMIQLLGECGFTDITRYFGSFWVEGYYARRI